Proteins encoded in a region of the Gigantopelta aegis isolate Gae_Host chromosome 13, Gae_host_genome, whole genome shotgun sequence genome:
- the LOC121387318 gene encoding uncharacterized protein LOC121387318, translating into MGDAPSALKRPLKNALQLACKTLRSLCGILEDNIKNEVDRLQSGLAVSAAEVSGEIDRRGAEIIQKLTETVHAEQNRLKKYLETSVVITNKDIDTLFTEDKHLLQKAKENLKLGENLIKSGSDSDIKINLSKLTKIASEISQTNPKTEIPELKITLTDSKKKNTETFSVDIGEILKPDIKSLTDRQTLTDTWTDTQTDRQTLTDTPTDRHTDRLTLTQTFHTKISSDKRNPHLDSIAVLGGERSKKIVVSDFFNFCVKYFSVENFKLFKYDLLSQPRGLARSRDQQVVVVLPWKRQILYLDIQDDIRLTNTLNIGKPYEYISVLPSNHLAVSVWNGDGVSVDILDEGGRVIQSLPHDLIPSPSCLTVKGDSLVVVSENNSLKCVTSSGLVTWQSRDSAKLRHLRGVACDMEEFVYVCDVQTNCIVQLSSDGEVIRDVITRQDGLSRPWFVCCDQDTLYVTQEDGHVKIFRWMKANP; encoded by the exons ATGG GTGATGCCCCCTCCGCACTGAAACGGCCACTAAAAAATGCTTTACAGTTAGCCTGCAAGACGCTGCGATCTCTTTGCGGAATTCTTGAGGACAACATCAAGAATGAAGTGGACAGATTACAGTCTGGTCTGGCAGTCAGCGCGGCGGAGGTGTCTGGAGAGATCGACCGGAGAGGGGCGGAGATAATCCAGAAACTGACGGAAACTGTCCACGCGGAGCAGAACAGGCTGAAGAAATATTTAGAAACTTCTGTTGTAATTACTAACAAAGACATTGACACACTATTCACTGAAGATAAACATTTATTGCAAAAAGCAAAAGAAAACTTAAAACTGGGCGAAAACCTCATAAAATCAGGGTCAGATTCTGACAtcaaaataaatctttctaaattaacaaaaatagctTCAGAAATTTCTCAAACAAATCCTAAAACTGAAATTCCCGAGTTGAAAATTACTTTGACCGACtcgaaaaagaaaaacactgaAACTTTTTCTGTTGACATTGGAGAAATATTAAAACCCGACATAAAATCTctgacagacaggcagacactgACAGACACCTGGACAGAcacccagacagacagacagacactgaCAGACACCCCGACAGACAGGcacacagacagactgacactgACACAGACATTTCACACAAAGATATCATCAGATAAACGTAATCCTCATCTAGATTCCATCGCAGTGCTGGGAGGAGAAAGATCTAAGAAAATTGTTGTAAGTGATTTCTTCAACttctgtgtaaaatatttttcggTTGAAAACTTTAAACTGTTTAAATACGATCTTCTCAGTCAACCACGCGGCCTTGCTAGGTCACGTGACCAGCAGGTTGTTGTAGTCCTGCCATGGAAACGTCAAATATTATATCTGGATATACAAGATGACATCCGCCTGACAAACACACTGAACATTGGGAAACCGTACGAATACATATCAGTGTTACCTAGCAACCATCTGGCGGTCAGTGTGTGGAATGGTGATGGTGTGTCTGTAGACATACTGGATGAGGGGGGTCGCGTCATTCAGTCTCTCCCCCACGACTTGATCCCAAGCCCCTCGTGTCTCACAGTGAAAGGCGACTCTCTGGTTGTTGTATCAGAGAACAACAGTTTGaaatgtgtgacgtcatcaGGACTCGTCACGTGGCAGTCACGTGATTCAGCAAAGCTACGTCATCTACGCGGTGTCGCGTGTGACATGGAAgagtttgtttatgtttgtgatgTTCAGACAAATTGTATTGTCCAGTTGTCAAGTGATGGAGAGGTCatccgtgacgtcatcacgcGCCAGGATGGATTGTCCAGACCTTGGTTTGTCTGTTGTGACCAGGATACACTTTATGTGACCCAGGAAGATGGACACGTTAAAATATTTAGATGGATGAAAGCCAACCCGTGA